A genomic region of Pontibaca methylaminivorans contains the following coding sequences:
- a CDS encoding ABC transporter substrate-binding protein, protein MIIALVSGAFAIASFQSAGAEQPATAQGAQLVDIRGRSVTIHGPADRIAIDDSRFLVALGLIHPDPVSLLAAWPQDVNRLGTETYEQLLEISPELADLPRIASSAGSFNMEALLAARPDLALLSLESGITDAQIAQIEAAGIPVVQVDFFVQPLENLQKSLRLLGQLTGRETQAEEFLAFRAERMTAIADKVAALPEDDRPSVFLEAHAGITNDCCNSPGRGNVGDYISFVGGHNIGSDVISQSFGKLNIEYVISREPDVYIATGGPHLEKSGGLVLGTGYDEATARESLRRVAGRKGISGLSAVKSGRVHGFSHQLINSPLDVVAVETFAKWIHPEVFGDLDPGATLAEINQRFLSLPYEGVYWVDLTE, encoded by the coding sequence GTGATCATTGCGCTCGTTTCGGGCGCATTTGCCATCGCCTCGTTCCAGAGCGCCGGGGCCGAGCAACCGGCGACGGCGCAGGGCGCACAACTGGTCGATATCCGCGGGCGAAGCGTGACCATCCATGGCCCGGCCGACCGAATCGCCATCGACGACAGCCGCTTTCTGGTCGCGCTCGGCCTGATCCATCCCGATCCGGTTTCGCTGCTGGCGGCGTGGCCGCAGGACGTGAACCGGCTGGGGACCGAGACCTACGAACAACTGCTCGAGATCTCGCCCGAACTGGCCGACCTGCCCCGGATCGCGAGCTCGGCCGGCTCCTTCAACATGGAAGCGCTGCTCGCGGCCCGGCCCGACCTGGCCCTGCTGTCGCTCGAGAGCGGCATCACCGATGCGCAGATCGCCCAGATAGAGGCTGCCGGCATCCCGGTCGTGCAGGTCGATTTCTTCGTCCAGCCGCTCGAGAACCTCCAGAAAAGCCTGCGGCTGCTCGGGCAGTTGACGGGACGCGAGACGCAGGCGGAAGAATTTCTCGCTTTCCGGGCCGAACGGATGACCGCGATCGCCGACAAGGTGGCGGCGCTGCCGGAAGACGACCGCCCGAGCGTCTTTCTCGAAGCCCATGCCGGCATCACCAATGACTGCTGCAACTCTCCGGGGCGCGGCAACGTGGGCGATTACATCAGCTTTGTCGGCGGCCACAACATCGGCTCGGACGTGATCAGCCAGTCGTTCGGCAAGCTGAACATCGAATATGTCATTTCGCGCGAACCCGACGTCTATATCGCCACCGGCGGGCCGCATCTGGAAAAGTCGGGCGGGCTGGTTCTGGGCACCGGCTATGACGAGGCGACCGCGCGGGAATCGCTGCGCCGGGTCGCGGGGCGCAAGGGCATATCGGGCCTGTCGGCAGTGAAAAGCGGCCGCGTTCACGGGTTTTCCCACCAGTTGATCAATTCTCCGCTCGACGTGGTCGCGGTCGAGACCTTCGCGAAATGGATCCACCCGGAGGTCTTTGGCGATCTCGATCCCGGCGCGACCCTGGCCGAGATCAACCAGAGGTTCCTTTCGCTGCCCTACGAGGGGGTCTACTGGGTGGACCTCACCGAATAG
- a CDS encoding MgtC/SapB family protein: MSQEIWAAVVSEFSDIPDISTITRITVRLVLAAVLGGILGYDREMKAKDAGVRTHMLVAVGAALFVIGPLQSDMPIPDMSRVLQGIIQGIGFLGAGAIMIRASQQKVEGLTTAASIWATAGIGVLAGLGLDATAVLSTVTVLVILAVIPHIKPRQKAEDTDKTS; encoded by the coding sequence GTGTCACAGGAAATCTGGGCCGCCGTCGTCAGCGAATTTTCGGACATTCCGGACATATCCACCATAACGCGTATCACGGTACGGCTGGTGCTTGCCGCCGTTCTTGGCGGTATCCTCGGATATGACCGCGAAATGAAGGCAAAGGACGCCGGCGTGCGGACGCATATGCTGGTGGCCGTGGGTGCGGCGCTTTTCGTGATCGGGCCGCTGCAAAGCGACATGCCCATCCCCGACATGTCCCGCGTTCTGCAGGGGATCATTCAGGGTATCGGTTTTCTGGGCGCCGGCGCGATCATGATTCGCGCCAGCCAGCAGAAGGTCGAGGGTCTGACCACGGCGGCCAGCATCTGGGCAACGGCGGGGATCGGCGTTCTTGCCGGGCTTGGCCTCGATGCGACCGCGGTGCTTTCGACGGTCACGGTTTTGGTCATTCTGGCGGTGATTCCCCATATCAAGCCCCGTCAGAAAGCGGAGGATACCGACAAGACGTCCTAG